The following coding sequences lie in one Pontibacter sp. G13 genomic window:
- a CDS encoding DUF433 domain-containing protein, giving the protein MDLISERITINPQVCFGKPTIRNLRYPVEMLLDLLSAGMRPEEILEDYPDLEAEDITACLQFAAKLVRVKSIHKVIAA; this is encoded by the coding sequence ATGGATCTCATTTCAGAACGAATCACAATCAATCCTCAGGTGTGTTTTGGCAAACCCACCATTCGCAACCTCCGCTACCCTGTAGAGATGTTGCTGGATCTGCTTTCTGCGGGGATGCGTCCAGAGGAAATACTAGAAGATTATCCTGACCTAGAAGCAGAAGATATTACTGCTTGCCTGCAATTTGCCGCGAAGCTTGTCCGAGTTAAAAGCATTCACAAGGTCATAGCCGCATGA
- a CDS encoding DUF5615 family PIN-like protein, with the protein MITFIVDAQLPRRLAYWMRDKGYDVVHTLDLEEQNQTEDLKIIQLSMAEKRVVVTKDSDFYDQFILKGEPFKLLNITTGNITNSQLINLFERNFAQICQLLENNQVVELSNHELIVHF; encoded by the coding sequence ATGATAACCTTTATCGTTGACGCACAATTGCCGAGAAGACTAGCTTATTGGATGCGGGATAAAGGCTATGATGTTGTACATACGTTGGATCTTGAGGAACAAAACCAAACTGAAGACCTCAAAATCATTCAATTATCAATGGCTGAAAAACGGGTCGTTGTCACCAAAGACAGTGATTTCTATGATCAATTCATTTTGAAGGGAGAACCTTTCAAACTACTCAATATCACAACTGGGAACATCACCAATAGCCAGTTGATCAACCTCTTCGAACGAAACTTTGCTCAGATATGCCAGCTGCTGGAGAACAATCAGGTAGTGGAGTTGAGCAATCATGAATTGATCGTTCACTTTTAG
- a CDS encoding ADP-ribosylglycohydrolase family protein, whose amino-acid sequence MLITNSSHPAYPMLFGLAIGDALGVPFEFRSSEQMRQFPATDMVGFGTHNQPAGTWSDDSSLTFCLAEALVEGYSLEGAASRMVAFKEQNYWTPRGELFDIGLTTSQELSQLAEQLSGGEPSKLNRRILIENEEANGNGALMRISPLLFQIWSMKPVDQYQAIFEQAALTHPHSRSAMACMMYLNFMRHLIKGIDKHRAYELMKGIIRSLWDRISYKESERMHFDRIMNGDIRKLDRSELRSGGYVMETIEATFWCLLMEDGYSQTVLSAINLGHDTDTTGAVVGALAGVYYGLGDIPEDWLTSLARMEDIFSLGAQLEQKFPGPFFRPE is encoded by the coding sequence ATGCTGATCACGAACTCATCCCACCCTGCTTATCCCATGTTGTTTGGTCTGGCTATCGGAGATGCGTTAGGGGTTCCATTCGAGTTCAGGTCTTCCGAGCAAATGCGTCAATTTCCCGCTACCGACATGGTGGGCTTCGGTACGCACAATCAGCCAGCAGGTACTTGGTCGGATGACAGTTCGCTCACTTTCTGCCTCGCCGAGGCCTTGGTCGAGGGGTATAGTCTGGAGGGTGCTGCGAGTCGAATGGTGGCTTTCAAGGAGCAAAACTATTGGACGCCTCGGGGAGAATTGTTCGACATCGGTCTGACTACCTCCCAAGAGCTCTCCCAATTGGCTGAGCAATTATCTGGCGGGGAACCCTCCAAGCTCAATCGCCGCATTCTGATCGAAAACGAAGAAGCCAATGGCAATGGTGCCCTCATGAGGATCTCTCCTTTGCTGTTCCAGATTTGGAGCATGAAACCCGTGGACCAATATCAGGCGATTTTTGAGCAGGCCGCATTGACTCACCCTCATTCGCGTTCGGCTATGGCCTGCATGATGTACCTGAATTTCATGCGGCATCTGATCAAGGGAATCGACAAGCATCGGGCCTATGAGTTGATGAAGGGAATCATTCGCTCGCTCTGGGATCGGATTTCCTACAAAGAGTCGGAGCGGATGCACTTCGACCGGATCATGAACGGAGACATCCGGAAGTTGGATCGGAGCGAGTTGAGATCTGGCGGGTATGTGATGGAAACCATCGAAGCTACTTTTTGGTGCCTGCTCATGGAAGATGGCTACAGTCAGACGGTGCTTTCGGCTATCAACCTCGGGCACGATACCGACACCACCGGAGCTGTCGTCGGAGCACTTGCGGGGGTGTACTATGGCTTGGGAGATATCCCCGAAGATTGGCTCACCTCATTGGCTCGGATGGAAGACATCTTCTCGCTGGGCGCTCAGTTGGAGCAGAAATTTCCCGGCCCATTCTTCCGACCCGAATAA
- a CDS encoding VOC family protein translates to MPVPFQPTGYHTAVPYLMVEEMEAVMDFVVAAFDGEIHERLRDAGGMIFHAEVRVGDSIIMLGKASPEFGGMPGMIYLYVPDVQATYDRALALGAESVYPPARQFYGDVNGGIRDPFGHYWWISTHVEDVEPDELIRRASQRPSRT, encoded by the coding sequence ATGCCCGTTCCATTCCAACCTACTGGATATCACACTGCCGTTCCCTACCTGATGGTGGAGGAAATGGAGGCGGTGATGGATTTTGTCGTGGCCGCATTTGATGGGGAAATTCACGAGCGTCTACGCGATGCTGGTGGCATGATCTTCCATGCAGAGGTCAGGGTTGGAGATTCCATCATCATGCTGGGCAAGGCGAGTCCAGAATTTGGGGGAATGCCGGGGATGATATACCTATATGTTCCGGACGTACAAGCTACCTATGATCGGGCTTTGGCGTTGGGGGCGGAATCCGTATACCCCCCTGCCCGCCAATTCTATGGCGATGTGAATGGGGGAATTCGAGATCCATTCGGACATTATTGGTGGATATCCACCCACGTTGAGGATGTGGAGCCTGATGAATTGATTCGTAGGGCTAGCCAGCGTCCTTCCAGAACTTAA
- a CDS encoding RNA 2'-phosphotransferase: MNPHLIKKISKLMSWGLRHKPEELGVELSPEGWTPVQSMLSAIQQRYPEVVLGDIHQIVLQNDKKRFVLSDDQSRIRAAQGHSVTVNLGYEAIQPPDLLFHGTAKRFLESIAEEGLQKRSRHHVHLSKNVQTARQVGSRHGQVVVLEVDAERMQRDGFAFFKSDNGVWLTDSVPSAYIMNLSDYL, translated from the coding sequence ATGAATCCACATTTAATCAAAAAAATTTCCAAGCTGATGAGCTGGGGCCTGAGACACAAACCCGAAGAATTGGGGGTCGAACTCAGCCCTGAAGGTTGGACTCCGGTCCAGTCAATGCTTTCTGCTATCCAGCAAAGATACCCAGAGGTCGTGCTCGGAGATATTCATCAGATTGTCCTTCAAAACGACAAAAAGCGCTTTGTCTTGAGTGACGATCAATCGAGAATTCGAGCGGCCCAAGGCCATAGCGTGACTGTGAATCTGGGATACGAAGCGATCCAGCCACCTGACCTCCTCTTTCATGGCACTGCCAAACGGTTTCTTGAAAGTATTGCGGAGGAGGGACTGCAGAAGCGCTCGCGCCACCATGTGCATTTGTCCAAGAATGTCCAGACAGCCCGCCAGGTCGGGAGTCGACATGGCCAAGTAGTGGTCTTGGAAGTAGATGCTGAGCGGATGCAGCGGGATGGATTTGCCTTTTTCAAGTCCGATAATGGAGTCTGGCTGACTGACTCTGTGCCATCGGCATACATCATGAATTTATCTGATTACCTGTGA
- a CDS encoding GNAT family N-acetyltransferase, whose product MTTANLQFRPYTPEDYQTCLSIVESTVPDYFSPEDVEDFKNFMQGAPDAKMFVMELEDQPIGLGGYVMTGDEARLVYGVVHRAYHGKGYGLALILHRLNQIQIENPEAAVTLETTEVTYGFFEKLGFHVVNIEKGFYSGKFDKYEMRFDPAAAP is encoded by the coding sequence ATGACAACTGCCAATCTACAATTTAGACCCTACACCCCCGAAGACTACCAGACTTGCTTGTCCATTGTGGAGAGTACGGTGCCGGACTATTTCTCTCCTGAGGACGTGGAAGATTTTAAGAACTTCATGCAGGGAGCGCCCGACGCGAAGATGTTTGTGATGGAGCTAGAGGACCAGCCCATCGGACTGGGAGGATATGTGATGACCGGAGACGAGGCTCGTCTTGTGTACGGTGTGGTGCATCGAGCCTATCATGGCAAAGGGTATGGATTGGCGTTGATTCTACATCGCCTGAACCAGATTCAGATCGAGAATCCTGAAGCTGCGGTAACCCTCGAAACGACGGAGGTTACCTATGGCTTTTTCGAGAAGTTGGGCTTTCATGTGGTCAACATCGAAAAAGGGTTCTATTCGGGCAAATTCGACAAGTACGAGATGCGATTTGACCCCGCGGCAGCTCCTTGA